One segment of Chlorocebus sabaeus isolate Y175 chromosome 24, mChlSab1.0.hap1, whole genome shotgun sequence DNA contains the following:
- the LOC103224743 gene encoding cofilin-1, translating into MASGVAVSDGVIKVFNDMKVRKSSTPEEVKKRKKAVLFCLSEDKKNIILEEGKEILVGDVGQTVDDPYATFVKMLPDKDCRYALYDATYETKESKKEDLVFIFWAPECAPLKSKMIYASSKDAIKKKLTGIKHELQANCYEEVKDRCTLAEKLGGSAVISLEGKPL; encoded by the coding sequence ATGGCCTCCGGTGTGGCTGTCTCTGATGGTGTCATCAAGGTGTTCAACGACATGAAGGTGCGTAAGTCTTCAACGCCAGAGGAGGTGAAGAAGCGCAAGAAGGCCGTGCTCTtctgcctgagtgaggacaagAAGAACATCATCCTGGAGGAGGGCAAGGAGATCTTGGTGGGCGATGTGGGCCAGACTGTCGACGACCCCTATGCCACCTTTGTCAAGATGCTGCCAGACAAGGACTGCCGCTACGCCCTCTATGACGCAACCTATGAGACCAAGGAGAGCAAGAAGGAGGACCTGGTGTTTATCTTCTGGGCTCCTGAGTGTGCGCCCCTTAAGAGCAAAATGATCTATGCCAGTTCCAAGGATGCCATCAAGAAGAAGCTGACAGGGATCAAGCATGAATTGCAAGCAAACTGCTACGAGGAGGTCAAGGACCGCTGCACCCTGGCAGAGAAGTTGGGGGGCAGTGCTGTCATCTCCCTGGAGGGCAAGCCTTTGTGA